Proteins encoded by one window of Acuticoccus sp. MNP-M23:
- a CDS encoding DUF2865 domain-containing protein, which produces MRAQLASAKSGQPDRAAIAALTRQQRSNGCGGTRFGANKPACSRIDARLRAARRGTVNRGQVATIMRKIRQNCGTRQARRETRSENTGVRRSAKSGRNIFSSIFGRRDEPEVVIQKKRSSSKARKVERVNLDVKRSPRTTKNAPKRSLATGGSGRRKGSSREGSSRTMCVRLCDGFYFPINSRSHSDNYYDEMAMCVGRCPGSDVSLYVHYSGEPVERMRSAMTGEAYVNLPTAFDYRKTLSPSCGCSNGTRIARGNIGLPGTAVASAAAASPAAESPTMTDATKDQTRWDRYRAIYDETGKPLAISRTAYGAKEARSRRITGNDRADVRVGSGPVTATPDAEQPSVAFDPDDNTARPVGPQSFSNTVADFAARKTVKREVRSDSVITTITVTPLRRNEADGTAPSASPAPRAQQDEPGLAEADESVLPPGTAAKALPAETDG; this is translated from the coding sequence TTGCGTGCCCAACTGGCCAGCGCAAAGTCGGGGCAGCCGGACAGGGCCGCCATTGCGGCACTGACCCGTCAACAGAGATCCAACGGATGTGGCGGCACGCGCTTCGGTGCGAACAAGCCTGCCTGCTCGCGGATCGACGCGCGGCTGCGCGCGGCACGCCGCGGTACGGTCAACCGCGGTCAGGTGGCGACCATCATGCGCAAGATCCGCCAAAATTGCGGGACGCGTCAGGCAAGGCGTGAGACCCGTTCGGAAAACACCGGCGTTCGCCGCTCTGCCAAGAGCGGACGCAACATCTTCAGCTCGATTTTCGGCCGGCGCGACGAGCCGGAGGTGGTGATCCAGAAGAAGCGCAGCAGCAGCAAGGCCCGCAAGGTCGAGCGCGTGAATCTCGACGTGAAGCGCAGCCCGCGCACCACAAAGAACGCGCCCAAGCGCTCCCTCGCCACCGGCGGTTCCGGGCGGCGCAAGGGGAGCTCGCGCGAAGGCAGCTCCCGCACCATGTGCGTGCGCCTTTGCGACGGGTTCTACTTCCCCATCAACAGCCGTTCCCACAGCGACAACTACTATGACGAAATGGCCATGTGCGTCGGCCGTTGTCCGGGGTCCGACGTGTCGCTCTACGTCCATTACAGTGGTGAGCCGGTGGAGCGGATGCGCTCGGCGATGACCGGCGAAGCATACGTCAACCTTCCGACCGCGTTCGACTACCGCAAGACCCTCTCGCCGTCCTGCGGATGCTCCAACGGCACCCGGATTGCCCGCGGGAATATCGGCCTCCCCGGCACTGCGGTGGCGAGCGCCGCTGCGGCAAGCCCCGCCGCCGAAAGCCCGACGATGACCGACGCCACAAAGGACCAGACCCGCTGGGACCGGTACCGCGCCATCTACGACGAAACCGGCAAGCCGCTGGCCATCTCCCGCACGGCATACGGCGCCAAGGAAGCCCGCAGCCGCAGGATCACGGGCAACGACCGCGCTGACGTCCGCGTCGGCAGCGGCCCGGTGACCGCAACGCCGGACGCCGAACAGCCAAGCGTCGCGTTTGATCCTGACGACAACACCGCACGCCCTGTTGGCCCGCAGTCCTTCTCCAACACCGTCGCCGACTTTGCCGCCCGCAAGACGGTAAAACGCGAGGTCCGGAGCGACAGTGTCATCACCACAATCACGGTGACACCGCTGCGCCGGAATGAGGCAGACGGCACCGCTCCTTCGGCAAGCCCTGCCCCCCGTGCGCAGCAAGACGAACCCGGCCTGGCCGAAGCCGATGAAAGCGTCCTTCCCCCCGGCACCGCTGCCAAGGCGCTTCCTGCCGAAACCGATGGCTGA
- a CDS encoding UdgX family uracil-DNA binding protein (This protein belongs to the uracil DNA glycosylase superfamily, members of which act in excision repair of DNA. However, it belongs more specifically to UdgX branch, whose founding member was found to bind uracil in DNA (where it does not belong), without cleaving it, appears to promote DNA repair by a pathway involving RecA, rather than base excision.) encodes MTPAGPIHVPLDHPADFDGWRAAARQLVAAGIAPRDVVWGDAPAGLFGAERSIAHLPAAAPERLPRASEAFVSLAALVVCHRKPERFALLHTLLTRLQTERSLMRVASDPDVAAAETMAKNVRRCAHKMKAFVRFREAADPDGTARYVAWFEPEHHTLDRTAGFFVRRFPEMRWSILTPHRSAHWDTRALALGDGATRDIAPDGDVNEELWRTYYRSIFNPARLKVKTMQSEMPKRYWKNLPEASLIAPLIHDAARRTDGMLAAPARSPARSTRIAREREAAARDLAEDGFTTLEALTAAARQCTRCALHEHATQYVPGAGEIGAPLMFVGEQPGDQEDLAGRPFVGPAGQLFNKALAAAGIDRSSTFVTNAVKHFKFEPRGKRRLHKSPNAGEVAHCRFWLDHERRLVKPRLTVALGASAARSLSGRSVTIGKERGAPTLWADGSHGLVTVHPSYILRLPDEADQASEYARFVGDLMQAKAFVDVVAVTH; translated from the coding sequence GTGACCCCCGCCGGCCCCATCCACGTACCGCTGGATCATCCGGCGGATTTCGACGGCTGGCGGGCGGCTGCGCGGCAGCTGGTGGCCGCCGGCATCGCGCCGCGAGATGTCGTGTGGGGCGACGCGCCGGCGGGCCTCTTCGGCGCCGAGCGCTCCATCGCCCATCTGCCCGCCGCTGCGCCCGAACGTCTGCCGCGTGCCAGCGAGGCGTTCGTCAGCTTGGCAGCGCTCGTGGTCTGCCACCGCAAGCCTGAGCGATTTGCGCTGCTTCACACGCTGCTGACGCGCCTGCAGACCGAGCGCAGCCTCATGCGGGTCGCCAGCGATCCGGACGTGGCCGCCGCAGAAACCATGGCGAAAAACGTTCGCCGCTGTGCCCACAAGATGAAAGCCTTCGTGCGGTTTCGCGAGGCGGCCGATCCGGACGGGACGGCGCGCTACGTTGCGTGGTTCGAGCCAGAGCACCACACGCTCGACAGGACGGCGGGGTTCTTCGTCCGCCGCTTTCCCGAAATGCGCTGGTCGATCCTGACACCGCACCGCAGCGCCCACTGGGACACCAGGGCGCTTGCGCTGGGCGACGGCGCCACCCGAGACATTGCGCCCGACGGCGATGTCAACGAAGAGCTCTGGCGCACATACTACCGCTCGATCTTCAACCCGGCACGGCTGAAGGTGAAGACCATGCAGTCCGAGATGCCCAAGCGCTACTGGAAAAACCTGCCGGAGGCATCCCTCATCGCCCCGCTGATCCATGACGCGGCGCGGCGCACCGACGGCATGCTCGCCGCGCCCGCCCGCAGCCCGGCACGGTCCACCCGCATCGCCAGAGAGCGGGAGGCGGCCGCCCGCGATCTTGCAGAGGACGGTTTCACGACGCTTGAGGCGCTTACGGCCGCCGCGCGCCAGTGCACCAGATGCGCCCTCCACGAACACGCGACACAATACGTGCCCGGCGCCGGCGAAATCGGCGCGCCATTGATGTTTGTCGGTGAGCAACCGGGCGATCAGGAAGATCTTGCCGGAAGACCTTTCGTAGGTCCTGCCGGTCAATTATTTAACAAGGCTCTGGCCGCGGCAGGTATAGACCGCAGTTCAACTTTTGTTACAAACGCGGTTAAGCATTTCAAGTTCGAACCACGCGGAAAGCGCAGGCTTCACAAATCCCCCAATGCCGGCGAGGTGGCGCACTGCCGCTTCTGGCTCGACCATGAAAGGCGCCTCGTCAAGCCGCGCCTCACGGTGGCGCTGGGCGCGAGTGCAGCACGCAGCCTTTCCGGCCGCAGCGTTACAATCGGCAAGGAACGTGGGGCGCCGACGCTGTGGGCCGACGGCTCGCATGGTCTTGTGACGGTGCACCCATCCTACATTTTGCGTTTGCCGGACGAGGCGGATCAGGCGTCCGAATATGCCCGTTTTGTCGGCGATCTGATGCAGGCGAAAGCCTTCGTGGACGTTGTGGCCGTGACGCACTAG
- a CDS encoding putative DNA modification/repair radical SAM protein — translation MAKTRTLQEKLGILADAAKYDASCSSSGTQKRNARTSGGIGSTEGNGICHAYAPDGRCISLLKILLTNACIFDCSYCVNRVSSAVEREAFTPEEVADLTIGFYKRNYIEGLFLSSGIIRSSDHTMEQLVRVAKLLRLDHGFKGYIHLKTIPDASPELIDEAALYADRLSINIELPTVKSLKSFAPEKDAGTIKSAMAALRTGIEAAAEPTRQTGRRKRFAPAGQSTQMIVGADGSHDVAILTASRSLYTSYRLKRVYYSAFSPIPDSSSALPLSAPPLAREHRLYQADWLTRFYGFEVGDIAAAAPDGMLDLEVDPKLAWALVHRGSFPVDVNRAPREMLLRVPGLGVKAVNAILRTRPYRSLRAEDLARLSSTARKAMPFIALEGWHPSRLTDAIDLRQRFLKPARQLDLFAA, via the coding sequence TTGGCGAAAACACGCACTCTCCAGGAAAAGCTCGGCATTCTGGCGGATGCTGCGAAATATGATGCGTCCTGCTCCTCGTCCGGCACCCAGAAGCGCAACGCCCGCACCTCCGGCGGCATCGGTTCCACCGAAGGCAACGGCATCTGTCACGCCTATGCGCCAGATGGCCGCTGCATCTCGCTTCTGAAAATCCTGCTCACCAACGCCTGCATCTTCGACTGTTCCTACTGCGTGAACCGCGTGTCCAGCGCCGTGGAACGGGAAGCCTTCACCCCGGAGGAAGTGGCCGATCTCACCATAGGCTTCTACAAGCGCAACTACATCGAGGGATTGTTTCTTTCATCCGGGATCATCCGATCCTCCGACCACACCATGGAACAACTGGTGCGCGTCGCGAAGCTTCTGCGGCTCGACCATGGCTTCAAGGGTTACATCCACCTGAAGACCATTCCGGACGCCTCCCCCGAGCTGATCGACGAAGCCGCCCTTTACGCCGACCGTCTGTCCATCAACATCGAATTGCCGACGGTCAAAAGCCTCAAGTCGTTTGCGCCGGAAAAGGATGCGGGGACCATCAAATCCGCCATGGCGGCGCTGCGCACGGGCATCGAGGCGGCCGCCGAGCCGACGCGGCAAACCGGCCGGCGCAAGCGCTTTGCCCCTGCTGGCCAGTCGACGCAGATGATTGTCGGCGCCGATGGCTCCCACGACGTGGCGATCCTCACCGCCAGCCGCTCGCTCTACACCTCTTACCGGCTGAAGCGTGTCTATTATTCCGCCTTCAGCCCCATTCCGGATTCTTCCAGCGCGTTGCCGCTTTCCGCACCGCCGCTGGCGCGCGAACACCGGCTTTATCAGGCGGACTGGCTCACCCGCTTTTATGGTTTTGAGGTGGGCGATATTGCCGCCGCCGCGCCGGACGGGATGCTGGATCTGGAGGTGGACCCGAAGCTCGCCTGGGCCCTCGTCCACCGCGGCAGCTTCCCGGTGGACGTCAACCGCGCCCCGCGTGAAATGCTTCTGCGGGTGCCGGGCCTTGGCGTGAAGGCGGTGAATGCGATCCTGCGCACCCGCCCCTACCGGAGCCTGCGCGCCGAGGATCTTGCCAGGCTCTCGTCCACCGCACGCAAGGCGATGCCCTTCATTGCGCTGGAAGGGTGGCACCCCTCGCGCCTGACCGATGCCATCGACCTGCGCCAGCGCTTCCTGAAACCGGCCCGCCAGCTGGATCTGTTTGCGGCGTGA
- a CDS encoding NAD+ synthase, which translates to MRNRFTISIQQLNPVMGDIAGNRAKAAKAVKAAGAVDLVAFSELFITGYPPEDLILKRTFVAAAMDAVHALAAECADGPAIAIGTPWQADGMRTNAYAILKGGKVTAVRHKVHLPNYDVFDEKRVFDAGAMPGPVDIDGVRIGFPICEDIWEDDVCECLAETGAEILVVPNGSPYTRTKQDRRMQVAVARVVESELPLVYINQMGGQDELVFDGASFVLSAARTLEMQLPAFVEDAETVVFERGSEGFAPVRGRLAPLPPLDEAEWAACMLGLRDYVGKNGFPGVVLGLSGGIDSAICAALAVDALGPEKVHCIMMPYRYTSSDSLSDAADVAERLGVRYDTVAISPAVEGMSEQLAPAFEGREPDLTEENIQSRIRGATLMAVSNKFGAMVVTTGNKSEVSVGYATLYGDMNGGFNPIKDLYKTEVFRLCRWRNGAKPAGALGPDGVVIPERIIDKPPTAELRENQRDDDSLPPYETLDAILRRLIEDEAGIAEIVAEGHEEAVVRRVDHLLHIAEYKRRQAAPGVKISAKNFGRDRRYPITNRYRDA; encoded by the coding sequence ATGCGCAACCGCTTCACCATCTCCATCCAGCAGCTCAACCCCGTCATGGGCGACATTGCGGGCAACCGCGCCAAGGCGGCGAAGGCGGTCAAGGCGGCCGGCGCCGTCGATCTGGTCGCATTCTCCGAGCTGTTCATCACCGGCTATCCGCCTGAAGACCTGATCCTCAAGCGCACCTTCGTGGCCGCAGCCATGGATGCAGTCCACGCGCTGGCGGCCGAATGTGCCGACGGGCCGGCCATTGCCATCGGGACGCCGTGGCAGGCGGACGGCATGCGCACCAACGCCTACGCGATCCTCAAGGGCGGCAAGGTGACTGCCGTGCGCCACAAGGTGCACCTGCCCAATTACGACGTGTTCGACGAGAAGCGTGTGTTCGACGCCGGCGCCATGCCCGGCCCGGTCGACATCGACGGCGTGCGCATCGGCTTTCCCATCTGCGAAGACATCTGGGAAGACGACGTTTGCGAGTGCCTTGCCGAAACCGGCGCCGAAATTCTGGTGGTGCCCAACGGCTCGCCCTACACGCGCACCAAGCAGGACCGGCGAATGCAGGTTGCCGTGGCGCGGGTGGTCGAGAGCGAGCTGCCGCTGGTCTACATCAATCAGATGGGCGGGCAGGACGAGCTGGTGTTCGACGGGGCGTCCTTCGTCTTGTCTGCCGCCCGCACGCTGGAGATGCAGCTTCCCGCTTTCGTCGAAGATGCGGAAACGGTGGTTTTCGAGCGTGGTTCTGAGGGCTTTGCGCCCGTTCGCGGCCGTCTGGCACCGCTTCCGCCGCTGGATGAGGCGGAGTGGGCGGCCTGCATGCTCGGCCTGCGGGACTATGTGGGCAAGAACGGTTTTCCAGGTGTGGTGCTCGGCCTTTCGGGCGGCATCGATTCGGCCATCTGCGCTGCCCTGGCGGTGGACGCGCTCGGGCCGGAGAAGGTTCACTGCATCATGATGCCTTACCGCTACACGTCTTCGGACAGCTTGTCGGATGCGGCGGACGTCGCCGAGCGGCTCGGCGTGCGCTACGACACCGTGGCGATTTCCCCGGCGGTGGAGGGGATGAGCGAGCAGCTTGCACCAGCCTTCGAGGGCCGCGAACCCGACCTCACCGAAGAAAACATCCAGAGCCGCATCCGCGGGGCGACGCTGATGGCGGTGTCCAACAAGTTCGGGGCCATGGTGGTGACCACCGGCAACAAGTCCGAGGTGTCCGTCGGCTACGCCACGCTCTATGGCGACATGAATGGCGGCTTCAACCCGATCAAGGACCTTTACAAGACCGAAGTGTTCCGCCTCTGCCGCTGGCGCAATGGCGCCAAACCCGCGGGGGCGCTCGGACCGGACGGCGTGGTGATCCCGGAGCGGATCATCGACAAGCCCCCCACCGCCGAGCTGCGCGAGAACCAGCGCGATGACGATTCGCTGCCCCCTTACGAGACGCTGGACGCGATCCTGCGCCGTCTCATCGAGGACGAGGCGGGTATCGCCGAAATCGTGGCGGAGGGGCACGAGGAGGCGGTGGTGCGCCGCGTCGACCACCTCTTGCACATTGCCGAATATAAACGCCGGCAGGCGGCCCCCGGCGTAAAGATCTCGGCGAAGAATTTCGGCCGGGACCGGCGCTATCCGATCACCAACCGCTACCGGGACGCATGA
- a CDS encoding class II 3-deoxy-7-phosphoheptulonate synthase, translated as MTKSAWSPSSWRQKPAQQLPEYPDQDALKAMEATLATYPPLVFAGEARALKAELARVGAGNGFLLQGGDCAEAFAEHHPDGIRDFFRVFLQMAAVLTYAAASPVTKVGRIAGQFAKPRSSPMETVGDVALPSYKGDIINDMAFTEEGRIPDPRRMEMAFRQSAATQNLLRAFAQGGYANLDNVHQWMLGFVEDSPQGHRYRNLADRISETLGFMRACGIDPSTTPQLRSTDLFTSHEALLLGYEEAFTRVDSTTGDHYSTSGHMVWIGDRTRQPDHAHVEWARGIKNPIGLKCGPSLTADGLIELLDILNPSNEAGRMTLICRFGADKVIDHLPGLIRAVEREGRNVVWSCDPMHGNTVSVSGYKTRPFDRILKEVQSFFAVHRSEGTHAGGIHIEMTGKNVTECTGGARPVTADTLSDRYHTQCDPRLNAEQAIELAFLIAENLQAEKRDRGAQVAA; from the coding sequence ATGACCAAATCGGCATGGAGTCCTTCGAGCTGGCGTCAGAAACCGGCACAGCAACTGCCAGAGTATCCCGACCAGGATGCGCTGAAAGCCATGGAAGCCACCCTGGCGACCTATCCGCCCCTCGTTTTTGCAGGTGAGGCAAGAGCGCTGAAGGCGGAACTGGCGCGGGTTGGCGCCGGCAACGGTTTTCTGCTCCAGGGCGGCGACTGCGCCGAGGCCTTTGCCGAACACCACCCCGATGGTATCCGCGACTTTTTCCGCGTCTTCCTCCAGATGGCCGCCGTCTTGACCTATGCCGCCGCTTCGCCGGTGACCAAGGTCGGCCGGATTGCAGGCCAGTTCGCCAAGCCCCGGTCGTCCCCCATGGAGACGGTGGGCGACGTTGCGCTGCCGTCCTACAAGGGCGACATCATCAACGACATGGCGTTCACCGAAGAAGGCCGGATCCCCGATCCGCGCCGGATGGAAATGGCGTTCCGCCAGTCGGCGGCGACGCAGAACCTTCTGCGCGCGTTCGCCCAGGGCGGCTATGCCAACCTCGACAACGTGCACCAGTGGATGCTGGGCTTTGTGGAAGACAGCCCGCAGGGCCATCGATACCGAAACTTGGCAGATCGGATCTCCGAAACGCTTGGCTTCATGCGCGCGTGCGGCATCGACCCGTCGACCACGCCGCAGCTCCGCTCGACCGACCTTTTCACCAGCCATGAAGCGCTGCTTCTGGGCTACGAGGAGGCGTTCACCCGCGTCGATTCCACGACGGGCGATCATTATTCCACCTCCGGCCACATGGTCTGGATCGGCGACCGCACCCGTCAGCCCGACCATGCGCACGTGGAATGGGCGCGCGGCATCAAGAACCCGATCGGCCTCAAATGCGGCCCGTCGCTGACGGCAGACGGCCTGATCGAGCTTCTCGACATTCTCAACCCGTCCAACGAGGCGGGCCGGATGACGCTGATCTGCCGCTTCGGCGCGGACAAGGTGATCGACCACCTGCCGGGTCTCATTCGCGCGGTGGAGCGGGAAGGGCGCAACGTTGTGTGGTCGTGTGACCCGATGCACGGCAACACGGTGTCGGTGTCCGGCTACAAGACGCGTCCGTTCGACCGCATTTTGAAAGAAGTGCAGTCGTTCTTCGCGGTGCATCGCTCCGAGGGCACCCATGCCGGCGGCATCCACATCGAGATGACCGGCAAGAACGTGACCGAGTGCACCGGCGGCGCCCGCCCGGTGACGGCCGACACCCTGTCGGACCGCTATCACACCCAGTGTGACCCGCGCCTCAATGCGGAGCAGGCCATCGAGCTTGCTTTCCTGATCGCCGAGAACCTGCAGGCGGAAAAGCGGGATCGCGGCGCACAGGTCGCCGCGTAG
- the gltX gene encoding glutamate--tRNA ligase: MADTVRFAPSPTGKLHIGNVRTALYNWFEAGKGGRFILRFDDTDTGRSEQRYADQITADMAWLGIMPDLVVRQSDRLGLYDAAADRLRDAGLLYPCFETPEELERKRVRQRARGLPPIYDRAALALGTDEKAALEAEGRRPHWRFKLPDGPRTFADRCRESLTVNLGALSDPVLIREDGSYLYTLTSVVDDADLGVTLVVRGEDHVTNTGVQIALFEALGAPVPAFAHHNLLTRTDGEPLSKRDNPLSIRALAAAGFEPMAVASLGALTGTSHPVAPAADLAALASTVSLGDMSRGPAMFDPAELERLNAAIVHALPVAAIERELAEQGLAGPEAAAFWETVQGNLTFRHELGGWAERLAQAPDTVMAGADPLSAEDRAVVAAAAEALPAEPWDDATFGAWTKAVRAETGAKGKALFMPLRRALTGTASGPELGPWLHLLGRQRALDRLSAALN; encoded by the coding sequence ATGGCCGACACCGTTCGCTTCGCACCATCGCCCACGGGCAAGCTGCACATCGGCAATGTGCGCACTGCGCTCTACAACTGGTTCGAAGCCGGGAAGGGGGGCCGTTTCATTCTCCGGTTCGACGACACGGACACCGGCCGGTCCGAACAGCGCTACGCCGATCAGATCACCGCCGACATGGCGTGGCTCGGCATCATGCCTGACCTTGTGGTGCGGCAGTCCGACCGGCTTGGGCTTTACGACGCGGCGGCCGACCGGCTGCGGGACGCGGGGCTTCTTTATCCGTGTTTCGAGACGCCGGAAGAGCTGGAGCGCAAGCGGGTGCGCCAGCGCGCGCGGGGCCTGCCGCCAATCTACGACCGTGCGGCGCTGGCGCTCGGCACTGATGAGAAGGCCGCGCTGGAGGCTGAAGGGCGCCGCCCGCATTGGCGCTTCAAGCTGCCGGACGGACCGCGCACGTTCGCCGACCGGTGCCGCGAATCGCTGACGGTGAACCTTGGCGCGCTCTCCGATCCGGTGCTGATCCGCGAGGACGGCAGCTACCTTTATACGCTCACATCGGTGGTGGACGATGCCGACCTTGGCGTGACGCTTGTGGTGCGCGGCGAGGACCATGTGACCAACACGGGTGTGCAGATTGCGCTGTTTGAGGCGCTGGGGGCGCCCGTGCCGGCATTTGCCCACCACAATCTGTTGACCCGAACCGATGGCGAGCCGCTGTCCAAGCGGGACAATCCGCTGTCGATCCGTGCGCTGGCGGCTGCCGGGTTCGAGCCGATGGCGGTGGCCTCGCTGGGGGCGCTCACCGGCACCTCTCATCCGGTGGCGCCAGCGGCCGACCTTGCCGCGCTAGCCTCGACTGTCAGCCTCGGCGATATGTCGCGCGGCCCGGCAATGTTCGACCCCGCCGAGCTGGAACGGCTGAATGCGGCCATCGTCCATGCGCTGCCGGTGGCTGCGATCGAGCGCGAACTTGCCGAGCAGGGTCTGGCCGGGCCGGAGGCTGCGGCCTTCTGGGAAACGGTGCAGGGCAATCTCACCTTCCGTCACGAGCTGGGCGGATGGGCCGAGCGGCTTGCGCAGGCCCCGGACACGGTGATGGCGGGTGCCGATCCGCTGTCCGCCGAGGATCGCGCGGTGGTTGCAGCAGCCGCAGAAGCGCTCCCGGCAGAGCCGTGGGACGACGCAACCTTTGGCGCATGGACGAAAGCCGTGCGGGCCGAGACCGGCGCCAAGGGCAAGGCGCTTTTCATGCCGCTGCGCCGCGCCCTGACCGGCACCGCAAGCGGGCCTGAGCTGGGGCCATGGCTGCACCTTCTCGGCCGCCAGCGCGCGCTGGACCGCCTCTCGGCCGCCTTGAACTGA
- the gor gene encoding glutathione-disulfide reductase, with amino-acid sequence MSDPRYDYDLFVIGAGSGGVRAARIAAGYGARVAIAEEHRVGGTCVIRGCVPKKLMVYASQFSEAFEDAAGFGWSRPEATFDWHKLIASKDAEIDRLNGIYIRNLNNAGVEIVMSRATVAGPHEVHLAMENRTVTARVILIATGGTPWLDMALPGIEHIITSNEVFYLKDQPKRIAIAGGGYIAVEFAGIFNGLGSETTLVYRGDEILRGFDDEVRTALREAMEARGVKFVFNDIFTGIRKGPDGLSASLKSGGTLTVDQILFATGREPATDGLGLEKAGVALGLRGAIKVDSESRTNVASIYAVGDVTNRVNLTPVAIREGHAFADAVFGGKPTHVDHTLIPTAVFSQPEIGTVGFTEQEAAEAFDCVDVYSASFRPMLYTLSGRQEKMLMKVLVDAETDLVLGVHVLGHGAGELAQVLGIALKMRATKADFDATMAVHPTAAEELVTMRTPSRTLRRQAA; translated from the coding sequence ATGAGTGACCCCCGTTACGACTACGACCTGTTTGTGATCGGTGCGGGGTCGGGCGGGGTGCGCGCCGCCCGCATTGCCGCCGGCTACGGCGCAAGGGTGGCCATTGCCGAGGAGCACCGCGTCGGCGGCACCTGCGTCATCCGGGGCTGCGTGCCGAAAAAGCTGATGGTGTATGCCTCGCAATTCTCCGAGGCGTTCGAGGATGCGGCCGGCTTCGGCTGGTCGCGCCCCGAAGCAACGTTCGACTGGCACAAGCTGATCGCCAGCAAGGACGCTGAGATCGACCGGCTGAATGGCATCTACATCCGCAACCTCAACAATGCGGGCGTGGAAATCGTGATGAGCCGCGCAACCGTAGCGGGGCCGCATGAAGTGCACCTTGCCATGGAGAACCGCACGGTGACCGCGCGCGTCATCCTGATCGCGACCGGCGGCACCCCGTGGCTCGACATGGCGCTGCCGGGCATCGAGCACATCATCACCTCCAACGAGGTGTTCTACCTGAAGGACCAGCCGAAGCGGATTGCCATTGCCGGCGGCGGCTACATTGCCGTCGAGTTTGCGGGCATCTTCAATGGCCTGGGGTCGGAGACGACCCTCGTCTACCGCGGCGACGAGATCCTGCGCGGCTTTGACGACGAGGTTCGCACCGCGCTGCGCGAAGCGATGGAGGCCCGCGGCGTCAAATTCGTCTTCAACGACATTTTCACCGGCATCCGGAAGGGACCGGACGGGCTGAGCGCATCGCTGAAGAGCGGCGGCACGCTCACCGTGGACCAGATCCTGTTCGCCACCGGCCGCGAACCTGCCACCGACGGGCTTGGCCTTGAAAAGGCCGGTGTGGCGCTCGGTCTGCGCGGTGCCATCAAGGTGGACAGCGAGAGCCGCACCAACGTGGCGTCCATCTATGCTGTGGGCGATGTGACGAACCGGGTAAACCTCACCCCCGTCGCAATCCGCGAAGGCCATGCCTTTGCCGACGCGGTCTTCGGCGGCAAGCCGACACATGTGGACCACACGCTGATCCCGACCGCCGTGTTCTCCCAGCCCGAAATCGGCACTGTCGGCTTCACTGAGCAGGAGGCGGCCGAGGCGTTCGACTGCGTGGACGTCTACTCCGCCAGCTTCCGGCCGATGCTCTACACCCTGTCCGGCCGGCAGGAGAAGATGCTGATGAAGGTGCTGGTGGATGCAGAGACCGACCTTGTGCTCGGCGTCCACGTTCTGGGCCATGGCGCGGGCGAACTGGCGCAGGTGCTCGGCATCGCGCTCAAGATGCGCGCAACCAAGGCCGATTTCGATGCGACCATGGCGGTCCACCCCACCGCGGCCGAGGAACTGGTGACGATGCGCACGCCGAGCCGCACCCTGCGGCGCCAAGCCGCGTGA